Proteins encoded by one window of Blautia luti:
- a CDS encoding carboxynorspermidine decarboxylase: MEGLDKRAPFTATGGIIPPEFRNIKTPCYILDEKALVKNAELLGKVAKRTGCKMLLAQKAFSNYDCYGFFEPYIAGTEASGLFEARLGAEEMPGKEVHVFCAGYRADEFEELLQYADHIVFNSPSQLLRFGLRAKEAGKSVGLRINPECSTQEGHEIYDPCAPGSRMGTTRKQWDEAIGKNPELLDLLDGLHFHTLCEQDSDDLETTLVSVKKHFGDLASQVKWINFGGGHHITKPGYDIERLERCIQAAKNDWNVEVYLEPGEAWALNAGFLLTSVLDVLKNGETQIVIVDASAACHMPDVLEMPYRPPLLGTDELEEEGITVRLGGPTCLSGDVIGDYKFRQVPQYGDLLMFGDMAIYTTCKNNTFNGMPLPDIWLRRADNTMLRLTDFGYADFKGRLGR; encoded by the coding sequence ATGGAAGGATTGGATAAAAGAGCACCATTTACAGCCACCGGCGGAATTATTCCGCCGGAATTTAGGAATATAAAAACTCCCTGCTATATCCTGGATGAAAAAGCTCTTGTAAAAAACGCAGAACTTCTTGGTAAAGTGGCAAAACGAACAGGATGTAAGATGCTTCTGGCGCAGAAGGCATTCAGTAACTATGACTGTTATGGCTTTTTTGAGCCATATATTGCAGGTACTGAGGCCAGTGGACTGTTTGAGGCAAGGCTGGGCGCAGAAGAAATGCCTGGAAAAGAAGTCCATGTATTCTGTGCCGGTTATCGGGCAGATGAATTTGAAGAACTGCTTCAATATGCAGATCATATTGTGTTTAATTCTCCGTCTCAGCTCCTTCGGTTTGGACTGAGAGCAAAGGAAGCTGGAAAGAGTGTGGGACTTCGGATCAATCCGGAATGTTCTACCCAGGAAGGCCATGAGATTTATGATCCCTGTGCACCGGGAAGCCGTATGGGCACAACAAGAAAGCAGTGGGACGAAGCAATTGGGAAAAATCCGGAGCTTCTGGATCTGCTGGATGGTCTTCATTTTCATACTCTCTGTGAACAGGATTCTGATGATCTGGAGACAACACTTGTTTCTGTAAAGAAGCATTTTGGTGACCTGGCTTCTCAGGTAAAGTGGATCAATTTTGGCGGTGGCCATCATATTACAAAACCAGGATATGATATTGAACGACTGGAACGATGTATTCAGGCGGCAAAGAATGACTGGAATGTGGAAGTTTATCTTGAACCAGGAGAAGCGTGGGCATTAAATGCAGGCTTTCTTCTGACCAGTGTACTGGATGTTCTGAAAAATGGAGAGACACAGATTGTAATTGTAGATGCCAGTGCAGCCTGTCATATGCCGGACGTACTGGAAATGCCTTATCGCCCGCCATTACTTGGTACAGATGAACTGGAAGAAGAGGGAATTACGGTTCGGCTTGGTGGCCCTACCTGTCTGTCAGGAGATGTGATCGGAGATTATAAGTTTAGACAGGTTCCTCAATATGGAGATCTTCTTATGTTTGGAGATATGGCCATTTATACTACCTGTAAGAATAATACATTTAATGGAATGCCGCTGCCGGATATCTGGCTCAGACGTGCTGATAACACCATGTTACGGCTTACAGATTTTGGCTACGCGGACTTTAAGGGAAGACTTGGAAGATAA
- a CDS encoding EAL domain-containing protein translates to MKIEKKLWITLFVFGLFAICFSGWIFSQSTTREKIFWDNTIQCETKELSEGEIKSENIALPEDFDIPRSILFKTTHTIAEVWLDGEKIYEYGNEPDAPGFMKTPGSCWHIVDIPGDSAGKSLEVRIIPVYEGYYGNEVSLVYGTQGDCILKILTDSLGTLVISCGILFAAVICLLLYCGAARRKRRDKIEAKIEIFLNLGFFSFLVAIWTLIQCGFLQFLIPDGRTLYFVEYFSLFLFPVPFNFLLYDICKSRYHKGALIFSSLYLANMAVDVLLQCTGMIDMSRLLSVTHVIMVANVVYTVAIILYEARKKGNDVAKKFQYSMYVAMGFGMAEMFLYYLRRFEQTSILLSTGTMLFIIMLIWIQVSQYYDQYIQKQKVIYLQKIANMDMLTEAMNRNAYENMVKYLDEGEIKLRTTGVVLFDLDNLKVINDNFGHEKGDEALKLCYQCISQAFQNVKNCFRIGGDEFAYVYHSDEKDRIPERLKALELILKKAAETHKLEYPLSISAGYAYYQPDVDFDFKDIVRRSDTMLYRQKRRKKIARSTDLEHLLSRMEKHSTEEITDEVILQEKKYQGMPLDELCSMIDLLSPTTDNYPYVVDFRTDFYYIANQALDRFCIPKNGFHNVISNHKEFVYESDYEKLKEEFDDLLKTDRCTHSMEYRWLDLKKMPVWIHCKGYLVRDDNMKPLYMIGCINEIGERQKADNISGLLGETGFRQYMDQQDTPLETGYLLRIGIDHFKEINDNFGQEYGDFVLRKTADCISGCISEAQKVYKLVADEFLIMDVSSDEVRDAEKLYNKMREEIGRFIEANEFKVMYTVSGGIVPFGTLGGDQYSEALKLTDFALNEAKKLGRNRCYIYNEETYRRFLRKREITQELRDAVNNGFQGFTAFYQPVFAEDKKVPYGAEALMRFTSEKFGMVSPAEFIPILEETGLIIPAGRWMMREAMGKCSEIRKVLPEFRLSINISQVQASKSDVIQDISAEMKRTGLPLGALIVELTESDLLEQNINEKHFLSELRRMGISLALDDFGTGYSNFHYLSELKPEIIKIDRSFTAKAVADEQEYYLLNQFCTMIHNLDMKICIEGVENAQEWLKIRKLRPEFTQGYFWGKPCGYEEFMRKFIERK, encoded by the coding sequence ATGAAAATAGAAAAGAAATTATGGATCACCCTGTTCGTGTTTGGGCTGTTTGCCATCTGTTTTTCAGGTTGGATTTTCAGCCAGAGTACCACCAGGGAAAAAATATTCTGGGATAATACGATCCAGTGCGAAACAAAAGAACTGTCAGAAGGAGAAATCAAATCAGAGAATATTGCGCTGCCTGAAGATTTCGATATCCCCAGATCCATCTTATTTAAAACCACTCACACCATTGCAGAAGTTTGGCTGGATGGAGAAAAAATATATGAATACGGAAATGAACCGGATGCGCCGGGCTTTATGAAGACCCCTGGAAGCTGCTGGCATATTGTGGATATTCCGGGAGACAGCGCAGGCAAAAGTCTGGAGGTCAGAATTATTCCGGTATATGAGGGATATTATGGAAATGAAGTCAGCCTTGTATACGGAACACAAGGCGATTGTATTCTGAAAATTTTAACGGACAGTCTTGGAACTCTGGTGATCAGCTGTGGAATCCTGTTTGCCGCTGTTATCTGCCTGCTTCTTTATTGTGGCGCAGCGCGAAGAAAAAGAAGAGACAAGATAGAAGCAAAAATTGAGATTTTTTTAAACCTTGGATTTTTCTCATTTCTGGTCGCAATATGGACACTGATACAATGTGGTTTTCTGCAGTTTTTGATCCCGGATGGAAGAACCTTATATTTTGTGGAGTATTTTTCACTCTTTCTTTTTCCGGTGCCATTTAATTTTCTGTTATATGATATCTGTAAAAGCAGGTACCACAAAGGTGCATTAATTTTTTCCAGCCTTTATCTTGCAAATATGGCAGTCGATGTTTTACTTCAGTGTACAGGAATGATTGATATGTCCCGGTTACTTTCTGTAACTCATGTTATTATGGTTGCCAATGTGGTTTACACAGTTGCGATCATTCTTTACGAAGCCAGAAAAAAAGGAAATGATGTAGCCAAAAAATTCCAGTATTCTATGTATGTGGCCATGGGATTTGGAATGGCAGAAATGTTTCTTTATTATTTAAGAAGATTTGAACAGACATCCATTCTGCTTTCCACAGGAACCATGCTGTTTATTATTATGCTGATCTGGATTCAGGTTTCTCAATATTACGATCAATATATCCAGAAACAAAAGGTGATCTATCTGCAGAAAATAGCCAATATGGATATGCTCACAGAAGCCATGAACCGAAATGCTTACGAGAATATGGTGAAGTATCTGGATGAAGGTGAAATAAAACTGCGCACTACAGGCGTAGTACTTTTTGATCTGGATAACCTGAAAGTGATCAACGATAATTTTGGGCATGAAAAAGGAGACGAGGCACTGAAACTGTGTTATCAGTGTATCAGTCAGGCATTTCAAAATGTAAAGAACTGTTTTCGAATCGGAGGCGATGAGTTTGCGTATGTATATCACAGTGATGAGAAGGATAGGATTCCGGAACGACTGAAGGCTCTGGAATTGATTTTGAAAAAAGCAGCGGAAACACACAAGCTGGAGTATCCACTTAGCATATCAGCAGGATATGCCTATTATCAGCCTGATGTAGATTTTGACTTTAAAGATATTGTAAGACGAAGCGATACCATGCTGTACCGTCAGAAGCGCAGGAAGAAAATAGCTCGGTCAACTGATCTGGAACATCTGCTTTCCCGTATGGAAAAGCATTCCACAGAGGAGATTACAGATGAGGTAATCCTGCAGGAGAAAAAATATCAGGGAATGCCATTGGATGAGCTTTGCAGCATGATCGATCTTCTGAGTCCGACTACAGATAATTACCCGTATGTGGTTGATTTTCGGACAGATTTTTATTACATAGCAAACCAGGCCCTTGACCGTTTCTGCATTCCGAAAAATGGTTTTCATAATGTAATTTCAAATCATAAAGAATTTGTATATGAATCTGATTATGAAAAACTGAAAGAGGAATTTGATGATCTTCTTAAAACAGACCGCTGTACCCATAGCATGGAGTATCGATGGCTGGATCTGAAAAAAATGCCGGTCTGGATTCATTGCAAAGGTTATTTGGTCCGGGATGATAACATGAAACCTCTTTATATGATCGGCTGTATCAACGAGATCGGAGAGAGACAGAAGGCCGATAATATAAGCGGATTATTGGGAGAAACAGGATTCCGGCAGTATATGGATCAACAGGATACACCTTTGGAAACAGGATATCTGCTTCGTATAGGAATCGATCATTTTAAGGAAATCAATGATAACTTCGGACAGGAGTACGGTGACTTTGTACTTAGAAAAACAGCAGATTGTATTTCCGGCTGCATATCAGAAGCACAGAAAGTGTACAAGCTTGTGGCAGATGAATTTTTGATCATGGATGTTTCTTCTGACGAGGTAAGGGATGCAGAGAAACTTTATAATAAAATGAGAGAGGAAATTGGCAGATTCATTGAAGCTAATGAGTTTAAGGTTATGTATACGGTTTCAGGAGGTATTGTACCATTTGGGACATTAGGAGGAGACCAGTATTCAGAAGCCCTGAAGCTGACGGATTTTGCTTTGAATGAGGCCAAGAAGCTGGGAAGAAACCGCTGTTATATATATAATGAGGAAACTTACAGACGATTTCTCAGGAAGAGGGAGATCACCCAGGAATTGAGAGATGCTGTGAACAATGGATTCCAGGGCTTTACGGCTTTTTATCAGCCTGTATTTGCGGAAGATAAAAAGGTGCCTTATGGAGCAGAAGCTTTAATGCGTTTTACTTCTGAAAAATTCGGAATGGTTTCACCGGCAGAGTTTATTCCGATTCTGGAAGAAACAGGACTTATTATTCCTGCCGGCCGCTGGATGATGAGAGAAGCTATGGGAAAATGCAGTGAGATCAGGAAAGTACTTCCAGAATTCCGGTTGAGTATTAATATTTCCCAGGTGCAGGCATCCAAGTCTGATGTGATCCAGGATATCAGTGCGGAGATGAAAAGAACAGGGCTGCCACTGGGAGCCTTGATCGTGGAATTGACAGAAAGTGATCTTCTGGAACAAAATATTAATGAGAAGCATTTTTTATCAGAACTGCGGCGGATGGGAATCAGTCTTGCACTGGATGATTTTGGAACCGGATATTCGAACTTCCATTATCTCAGCGAGCTGAAACCGGAGATCATTAAGATTGATCGCTCTTTCACTGCCAAAGCAGTAGCAGATGAACAGGAATATTATCTGCTGAATCAGTTCTGTACCATGATCCATAATCTGGATATGAAGATTTGTATTGAAGGCGTGGAAAATGCTCAGGAATGGCTCAAAATCCGAAAGCTGCGCCCGGAATTTACCCAGGGATATTTCTGGGGGAAACCTTGTGGGTATGAAGAGTTTATGAGAAAATTTATAGAAAGAAAATGA
- a CDS encoding alpha/beta hydrolase: MKKKICKLSAVVLLFFSGTMEIGWRFFNMVVCCKREGRKKERKKWFELSHIRDNHPRNGYAKEYEESRAWCEAQKMQDCYIRSVDGLKLHGFYLPAENAKRFVILSHGYRGSRFGSLSFMAKYLHEHQCNLLFMEQRCCGESEGKYITFGAKEKWDVQRWAIYVSERNKEKLPIYLYGQSMGASAVLMASGYWLPSEVKGLIADCGFQSMERQMQDMADNWFHLHYIPLLLKEMDCLCHFVAGFRMKDADTTEAMKRNTRPVLFIHGEKDTYVYPNNSFQNYMLCKAPKELVIVPGARHLCSAYADPELYQRTVMGFFEKYDGSNSEK; this comes from the coding sequence ATGAAGAAAAAAATTTGTAAGTTGTCAGCAGTAGTGTTGCTTTTTTTCTCAGGGACTATGGAGATTGGCTGGCGCTTTTTTAACATGGTGGTCTGCTGCAAAAGAGAGGGAAGAAAAAAGGAAAGAAAGAAATGGTTTGAATTATCCCATATCCGGGATAATCACCCCAGAAACGGATATGCAAAGGAATATGAGGAGAGCAGGGCATGGTGCGAGGCACAGAAGATGCAGGACTGCTATATCCGGAGCGTGGATGGATTAAAACTTCATGGATTCTATCTGCCTGCAGAGAATGCAAAGCGGTTTGTTATCTTAAGCCATGGCTACCGGGGCAGCAGATTTGGTTCCCTGTCATTTATGGCAAAATATCTCCACGAGCACCAGTGCAATCTTTTATTTATGGAACAGCGTTGCTGCGGAGAAAGTGAAGGAAAATATATCACCTTTGGAGCAAAAGAGAAATGGGATGTGCAGCGTTGGGCAATTTATGTGTCTGAGCGAAATAAGGAAAAGCTGCCAATCTATCTGTATGGACAGTCTATGGGGGCATCCGCTGTACTGATGGCATCAGGATACTGGCTCCCGTCAGAGGTGAAGGGACTAATCGCTGACTGTGGTTTCCAGTCTATGGAAAGACAGATGCAGGATATGGCTGATAACTGGTTCCATTTGCATTATATCCCTTTGCTTTTAAAGGAAATGGACTGTCTGTGTCATTTTGTGGCAGGATTTCGTATGAAAGATGCAGATACCACAGAAGCAATGAAAAGGAATACAAGACCTGTTCTTTTCATTCATGGAGAGAAGGACACCTATGTATATCCGAACAATTCATTCCAGAACTATATGCTGTGCAAAGCACCAAAGGAGTTGGTCATTGTACCGGGAGCAAGGCATTTGTGCAGTGCCTATGCAGATCCGGAACTGTATCAGCGTACAGTGATGGGATTTTTTGAGAAATATGATGGTAGTAATTCTGAAAAATGA
- a CDS encoding condensation domain-containing protein, with the protein MTNYYPLTAAQKMHHNWIMDYGTQQVSGVSVVASVQAELDFGLLKKCIQMETERSGCTRIRFTKPDKDGNVQQYLVQQDPRDIGFKDLSGMGSLAKADELMQQWAYETFDGDDIPMCEFTMLKLPEGYNGFFVHMDHRLIDSCGLVVMIGDLFQLYTYYKYGTAYPQELADFETVLKKDLAKAGNEKRFAKDKKFWDDQLDTLGEPLYSDIQGPSVLEEARKRHGNPKLRSSDIEMKDLFVAVKDYYLEPEPTKNLMDFCMNHQLSMTNLLLLGIRTYLSKVNNGQEDITIQNFISRRSTHDEWTSGGSRTIMFPCRTVIAPETDFLSAAYEIQNMQNRIYMHSNYDPALIMDEMRKRYNTPEHTGYESCYLTYQPMTVKVENEMLGTIRQHAKWFANGAATKKMYLTVSHTEDGGMNFSYHYQTAHLEEHDMELLYYYMMRILFKGIAEPDMSIGEIMELV; encoded by the coding sequence ATGACAAACTACTATCCTTTAACAGCAGCACAGAAAATGCACCACAACTGGATCATGGATTACGGTACACAGCAGGTATCCGGTGTCAGTGTTGTGGCATCTGTACAGGCTGAACTGGATTTTGGATTATTAAAAAAATGCATTCAAATGGAGACAGAACGTTCCGGATGCACCAGAATCCGTTTTACGAAGCCTGATAAAGACGGAAATGTACAGCAGTACCTTGTACAGCAGGATCCAAGAGATATCGGATTCAAGGATTTGTCAGGAATGGGAAGCCTTGCAAAAGCAGATGAGCTGATGCAGCAGTGGGCATACGAAACCTTTGATGGTGATGACATTCCCATGTGCGAGTTTACTATGCTGAAACTGCCGGAAGGATATAATGGTTTCTTTGTACATATGGATCACAGACTGATCGATTCCTGTGGTCTGGTAGTAATGATCGGTGATCTGTTTCAGTTATATACCTATTATAAATATGGAACAGCCTATCCGCAGGAACTGGCAGATTTTGAGACAGTCCTGAAAAAAGACCTGGCAAAAGCAGGCAACGAAAAACGTTTTGCAAAAGATAAGAAATTCTGGGATGACCAGCTGGATACGCTGGGCGAGCCTTTGTATTCTGATATTCAGGGACCGTCCGTACTGGAGGAGGCGAGAAAACGTCATGGAAATCCCAAACTTCGTTCTTCTGATATTGAGATGAAGGATCTGTTTGTGGCAGTTAAGGATTATTATCTGGAGCCGGAACCAACTAAAAATCTGATGGATTTCTGTATGAATCATCAGCTCTCCATGACTAATCTTCTTCTGCTTGGCATCCGTACCTATCTGTCAAAGGTAAATAATGGACAGGAAGATATTACTATTCAGAACTTTATATCCAGACGTTCTACTCATGATGAGTGGACTTCCGGGGGAAGCAGAACCATCATGTTCCCATGCAGAACAGTGATCGCACCGGAGACAGATTTCCTTTCTGCTGCTTATGAGATCCAGAATATGCAGAATCGTATCTACATGCACAGCAACTATGATCCGGCACTTATTATGGATGAGATGAGAAAGAGATACAATACACCGGAGCATACAGGATATGAGAGCTGTTATCTGACTTATCAGCCAATGACTGTGAAGGTGGAGAATGAAATGCTTGGAACCATCCGTCAGCATGCAAAATGGTTTGCAAACGGTGCGGCCACCAAGAAGATGTATCTGACCGTATCCCATACAGAAGATGGAGGTATGAACTTCTCCTATCATTACCAGACTGCTCATCTGGAGGAACATGACATGGAACTGCTCTATTATTATATGATGCGTATTCTGTTTAAGGGAATCGCAGAGCCGGATATGAGCATCGGCGAAATTATGGAACTGGTTTAA
- a CDS encoding acyl carrier protein → MNQEMEFKNIVAQYSKVAPEEMNNEMRFREDLGFSSLDFMSFLGELEDTFDLELDESEVLKITTLGEALNLLEELQ, encoded by the coding sequence ATGAATCAGGAAATGGAATTTAAAAATATCGTAGCACAGTACAGCAAGGTAGCACCGGAAGAAATGAACAATGAGATGAGATTTCGCGAGGATCTGGGTTTCAGTTCTCTGGATTTTATGTCCTTTTTAGGTGAGCTTGAGGATACCTTTGATCTTGAACTTGATGAGAGCGAAGTGCTGAAGATCACAACTCTCGGTGAAGCCTTAAATCTGCTGGAAGAACTTCAGTAA
- a CDS encoding AMP-binding protein, with translation MLIRNILEESARKFDEVKAVKWLNKKEIMERSYGELMENVGFTRKGLLAEGFEGKHIALIGTSSVEWMESYLGIITGCTTAVPLDAALPCEDLIDLLNRSDSVALFLSPKLRPYLDAFLGNCPKLQKVWMLQEEVEDAPAKVYGIGELRNAGKSASADSVCPDAEDIATIIFTSGTTGKSKGVMLTQNNLASNVEAVKITAEPGTAILSVLPIHHAFCLVMDWLKGFSLGVTLCINDSLLHMVRNMSIFKPDIMLMVPMMIETIYKRLAAADPSIPKAVLAEKVFGGKLRIIFTGGAHLDPYYIDRFAEYGVEVLEGYGMSECSPVISNNTPENHKKGSIGKPLENAEIRFENGEILVKGSSVMKGYYQMPDETAETLKDGWLHTGDKGYMDEDGYLFINGRVKNLIILSNGENVSPEEIENKLALNPLVGEVIVTGEDNGLTARIYPEQAVVEAKSLDAEAIQTQLQAFLDEYNKNQPTYRRITGLVVRKNPFIRNTTKKIRRQDVLIDEPLE, from the coding sequence ATGCTGATCAGAAATATATTAGAAGAAAGTGCACGTAAATTTGATGAAGTAAAAGCAGTAAAATGGCTCAACAAAAAGGAAATCATGGAAAGAAGCTATGGCGAACTGATGGAAAATGTAGGTTTCACCAGAAAAGGTCTTCTTGCAGAAGGCTTTGAGGGCAAACACATTGCACTGATCGGAACCAGTTCAGTAGAGTGGATGGAAAGCTATCTGGGAATCATTACAGGATGTACCACAGCAGTACCGCTGGATGCCGCACTTCCCTGTGAGGATCTGATCGACCTGCTTAACCGTTCTGATTCTGTAGCTCTTTTCTTAAGTCCGAAGCTTAGGCCATATCTGGATGCATTTCTTGGAAACTGCCCGAAACTTCAGAAAGTGTGGATGCTTCAGGAAGAGGTAGAAGATGCACCGGCAAAAGTATATGGTATTGGTGAACTTCGAAATGCGGGAAAGAGCGCATCAGCAGATTCTGTCTGCCCGGATGCAGAGGATATTGCGACCATCATTTTCACTTCCGGAACAACAGGAAAGAGCAAGGGTGTTATGTTGACACAGAACAATCTGGCTTCCAATGTTGAGGCAGTAAAGATCACAGCAGAACCGGGAACTGCCATACTCAGTGTGCTTCCAATCCATCACGCATTCTGCCTGGTTATGGACTGGCTGAAGGGATTCTCTCTGGGTGTAACTCTTTGCATCAATGATTCCCTGCTCCATATGGTAAGGAATATGAGTATTTTCAAACCGGATATTATGCTTATGGTTCCAATGATGATCGAAACTATTTATAAGAGACTGGCTGCTGCTGATCCGTCAATCCCGAAGGCAGTTCTGGCAGAAAAGGTATTCGGCGGAAAACTGCGCATTATCTTTACAGGCGGTGCACATCTGGATCCGTATTATATTGACCGTTTTGCAGAATATGGCGTTGAAGTACTGGAAGGCTATGGAATGTCAGAGTGTTCCCCTGTTATCAGCAATAATACACCGGAAAATCACAAAAAGGGTTCTATTGGAAAACCCCTTGAAAATGCAGAAATCAGATTTGAAAACGGTGAAATCCTGGTAAAGGGAAGCAGCGTTATGAAGGGATATTATCAGATGCCTGATGAGACAGCAGAGACTTTAAAGGATGGATGGCTGCATACAGGTGACAAGGGATATATGGATGAAGACGGTTATCTGTTTATCAATGGACGTGTGAAGAACCTGATCATCCTGTCCAACGGTGAAAATGTATCTCCGGAGGAGATTGAGAATAAGCTGGCGCTGAATCCGCTGGTAGGCGAAGTTATTGTGACAGGTGAGGATAATGGCCTGACTGCCCGTATTTATCCGGAGCAGGCAGTTGTAGAAGCGAAATCATTGGATGCAGAGGCAATTCAAACACAGCTTCAGGCATTTCTGGATGAATATAACAAAAATCAGCCCACTTATCGCCGTATTACAGGACTGGTTGTCCGCAAAAATCCTTTTATCCGCAACACAACAAAGAAAATCAGGAGACAGGATGTCCTGATTGATGAGCCTCTGGAATAA
- a CDS encoding TetR/AcrR family transcriptional regulator, producing the protein MQNIIPDERYSVADEAILGAFFKLVKEKKPDRITVSDITKTAGIARSTFYNHYQDIPSLISAVEDKTIHDVFSMMENFQPKNDRDICSSYFLTLCRYTMENPFLSGLLSTPHGNDLFEKMLTMLHHYVTETTSNSRPAKHTKEEVSYVITCAIGSTIGVLHKWSRDNFNLAPEVIADILSEIFLSGMLPLLS; encoded by the coding sequence ATGCAAAATATAATTCCCGATGAAAGATATTCTGTGGCTGACGAAGCCATTTTAGGTGCTTTTTTCAAATTAGTAAAAGAAAAGAAGCCTGACAGGATTACTGTATCCGACATCACTAAAACAGCTGGTATTGCCAGAAGTACTTTTTATAATCACTATCAGGACATCCCTTCACTGATCTCTGCAGTTGAGGATAAAACCATTCATGATGTTTTTTCCATGATGGAAAATTTCCAGCCAAAAAATGACCGGGATATCTGCAGTTCCTATTTTCTGACCCTGTGCCGGTACACTATGGAAAATCCTTTTCTGTCCGGTCTTTTGAGCACACCTCATGGAAATGATCTGTTTGAAAAAATGCTAACTATGCTCCATCATTATGTTACAGAAACTACATCTAATTCCAGACCTGCCAAGCATACAAAGGAAGAAGTTTCCTATGTGATCACCTGCGCCATCGGCAGTACTATCGGCGTTCTCCACAAATGGAGCCGGGATAATTTTAATCTGGCACCGGAAGTGATCGCTGATATTCTGTCTGAGATTTTTTTATCCGGTATGCTTCCGCTTTTATCCTAG
- a CDS encoding pyridoxamine 5'-phosphate oxidase family protein: protein MRRRDREVTDFNEIIHILDSGKVLHLGLVDQGKPYIVPMNYGYVMENDKLVFYVHGALEGRKLDIIRNNSDCCVQIECDVQPFSGKVACQYGCSYYSFDGFGTAEIVESPQEKIKAMSALMKIQTGKDFEFNERLVSIVSVIRIECDYYTAKYRPLPAKPVV from the coding sequence ATGCGCAGAAGAGACAGAGAAGTAACAGATTTTAATGAGATCATACATATACTTGATTCTGGTAAGGTCTTGCACCTTGGGCTGGTGGATCAGGGAAAGCCATACATAGTTCCTATGAACTACGGTTATGTTATGGAAAATGATAAACTTGTATTTTATGTGCACGGTGCTTTGGAAGGCCGTAAGCTTGACATTATCAGAAACAATTCAGACTGCTGTGTTCAGATTGAGTGTGATGTTCAACCATTTTCAGGTAAAGTAGCCTGCCAATATGGGTGTAGTTATTATTCTTTTGATGGATTTGGAACTGCGGAGATTGTGGAATCACCGCAAGAAAAAATTAAGGCCATGAGTGCCTTAATGAAAATACAAACAGGTAAGGATTTTGAGTTTAATGAGCGGCTGGTTTCAATTGTCAGTGTCATCCGGATTGAGTGTGATTATTATACTGCAAAGTACAGACCATTACCGGCAAAGCCAGTAGTATAA
- a CDS encoding GNAT family N-acetyltransferase, giving the protein MTIRKAEEKDILRIIELLGQVLQIHADIRPDIFIPGTTKYTVSQLTELLEKEEKPIYVAVNEEDVCVGYAFCQLQEQPFSTNMVPFKTLFIDDLCVDQQARGQHIGESLFEYVKNEAKRMGCYEVTLNVWAGNTSAEKFYEKMGMKTKERQMEYILEN; this is encoded by the coding sequence ATGACTATTAGAAAAGCAGAAGAAAAAGACATTCTAAGAATAATTGAATTGTTGGGACAGGTATTGCAGATCCATGCAGATATAAGACCTGATATTTTTATTCCCGGTACCACAAAATATACTGTAAGCCAATTGACAGAGCTATTAGAAAAAGAAGAAAAACCCATATATGTAGCAGTGAACGAGGAAGATGTTTGTGTAGGATATGCATTTTGCCAATTACAGGAACAGCCTTTTTCAACTAATATGGTACCGTTTAAGACTCTTTTTATAGATGATCTATGTGTTGATCAGCAGGCACGAGGACAGCATATCGGCGAGAGTTTGTTTGAATATGTAAAAAATGAAGCAAAGCGAATGGGCTGTTATGAAGTGACACTGAACGTATGGGCAGGAAATACTTCAGCGGAAAAATTCTATGAAAAGATGGGTATGAAAACAAAAGAAAGACAGATGGAATATATTTTGGAAAATTGA